A genomic region of Pseudomonas sp. MPC6 contains the following coding sequences:
- a CDS encoding response regulator, protein MSSNASIILVVEDDAIVRMLIVDVLEELEFKVLEADGSEQALEFLNDEDQHIDLMMTDVGLPVMDGRELATQARMLHPKLPILFASGYAESIEVPEGMHVIGKPFSIDQLRDKVKGILNNA, encoded by the coding sequence ATGTCCTCCAATGCGTCCATCATCCTTGTCGTCGAAGACGATGCCATCGTCCGCATGCTGATCGTCGATGTGCTGGAGGAACTGGAGTTCAAGGTGCTCGAGGCCGATGGCAGCGAACAGGCACTGGAGTTTCTCAACGATGAAGACCAGCACATCGACTTGATGATGACCGACGTCGGCCTGCCGGTGATGGATGGCCGTGAACTGGCCACGCAGGCGCGGATGCTGCATCCCAAACTGCCGATCCTGTTCGCCAGTGGCTATGCCGAAAGCATAGAGGTGCCTGAGGGCATGCATGTGATTGGCAAGCCGTTCTCCATCGACCAGCTGCGCGACAAGGTCAAAGGCATTCTCAACAACGCCTGA
- a CDS encoding glycosyltransferase codes for MSQPRATSVLVIGYVWPEPRSSAAGGHMMQILESFLEQGWDITFSSPAGTGEHRADLTALGIREVPIELNNSSFDTFISQLAPDVVLFDRFMMEEQFGWRVEKHCPDALRVLETSDLQSLRDARHLRLKERLKASDDADDFSELFAPALRAEFEFMAETDLAKREIAAIYRCDLNLMISEVEIELLVEQFTVPRNMLHWCPLMVDLPSAPPATFEDRAHFLSIGNFRHAPNWDAVLWMKTRLWPLIREQLPSAQLHIYGAYTPPKATALHNAAQGFHVMNWAEDALQVMSAARVCLAPLRFGAGIKGKLVDAMLCGTPNVTTPIGAEAMHGEEPWPGAVTRTAQAFADNAVQLYKDKTRWLDAQAQGLQLLASRYQRTRHGPALIARINECRQHLSSIRRDNFTGSMLRHHQHKSTQYMSQWIEAKNRQVT; via the coding sequence ATGAGTCAGCCCCGCGCAACCAGCGTCCTGGTCATTGGTTACGTCTGGCCCGAGCCCCGCTCTTCGGCGGCTGGCGGGCATATGATGCAAATTCTCGAGTCGTTCCTGGAGCAAGGCTGGGACATCACCTTCAGCAGTCCCGCCGGCACTGGCGAACACCGGGCAGACCTGACGGCGCTGGGCATTCGTGAAGTGCCGATCGAATTGAACAACAGCAGTTTCGACACATTTATCAGCCAACTGGCTCCCGATGTGGTGCTGTTCGACCGGTTCATGATGGAAGAGCAATTTGGCTGGCGCGTTGAAAAACACTGCCCGGATGCCTTGCGCGTCCTTGAGACCTCCGACCTGCAAAGCCTGCGCGATGCCCGGCATCTACGCCTCAAGGAGCGCCTGAAGGCGAGTGACGACGCCGATGATTTCAGTGAGCTGTTCGCCCCGGCACTGCGTGCAGAGTTCGAGTTCATGGCCGAGACCGACCTGGCCAAACGGGAGATCGCCGCGATTTATCGTTGCGACTTGAACCTGATGATTTCCGAAGTGGAAATCGAGTTGCTGGTGGAACAATTCACGGTGCCGCGCAACATGTTGCATTGGTGCCCGCTGATGGTCGACCTGCCGAGTGCGCCGCCGGCGACCTTCGAGGATCGGGCGCACTTTCTCAGCATCGGCAACTTTCGCCATGCACCCAATTGGGACGCGGTGCTCTGGATGAAAACCCGCCTTTGGCCGCTGATCCGCGAACAGCTGCCGAGTGCCCAGTTGCACATCTACGGCGCCTATACCCCGCCCAAAGCCACTGCGCTGCACAATGCCGCCCAGGGGTTTCATGTGATGAACTGGGCAGAAGATGCCTTGCAGGTCATGTCGGCGGCGCGAGTGTGCCTGGCGCCGTTGCGATTCGGGGCAGGCATTAAAGGCAAGCTCGTTGACGCCATGCTCTGCGGTACGCCGAATGTCACCACGCCGATCGGCGCAGAAGCCATGCACGGCGAGGAACCCTGGCCAGGGGCGGTGACCCGGACAGCCCAGGCGTTCGCCGATAACGCCGTGCAACTTTATAAAGACAAGACCCGCTGGTTGGATGCACAGGCGCAAGGGTTGCAACTGCTGGCCAGTCGTTACCAGCGCACCCGTCATGGCCCTGCGTTGATCGCCCGAATCAACGAATGCCGGCAGCATCTCTCGTCGATCAGAAGGGATAACTTCACCGGTAGCATGCTGCGCCATCATCAGCACAAGAGCACTCAATACATGTCGCAATGGATTGAAGCGAAAAACCGTCAGGTCACATAA
- a CDS encoding phospholipase, producing MTNEGNLNKKTWMSKALDINRLKLSDIVWPGTHNSGMDKKAPNYEVVIGNWTTCQNDSFAWQLANGARAFDIRLGYTEGHDQSIFYFHHNGYQSHRLLEELIDAVSTFLDENRDEFIVLDFHQLGDGEKPFAYKKLNDLLIDKLRERIIPPSDATLTVGELKQASAKRRVVLAAPLLRELDDHYFWPRIWHKWSGKHFTDTDDLKKHISRTLQSLPSAPCLWSLSATSYGFLGGPQDIKHYINDWFHHSRDWVTRCSIISTDFFDESEIVQYCWIATSMKAVYGESLHRT from the coding sequence ATGACCAATGAAGGGAATCTGAATAAAAAAACCTGGATGAGCAAGGCGCTCGACATCAACCGACTGAAGCTGTCCGATATCGTCTGGCCCGGTACTCACAACTCGGGCATGGACAAAAAGGCGCCAAACTACGAGGTTGTCATCGGCAACTGGACCACCTGTCAAAACGATTCATTTGCCTGGCAACTTGCCAACGGCGCGCGAGCCTTCGATATCCGCCTCGGCTACACCGAAGGACATGACCAATCGATATTCTACTTTCATCACAATGGCTATCAGTCCCATCGCCTCCTCGAGGAGCTGATCGATGCGGTGTCGACCTTTCTCGATGAGAATCGGGATGAGTTTATCGTTCTCGATTTTCACCAACTAGGCGACGGTGAAAAGCCTTTCGCTTATAAAAAGCTCAATGACTTACTGATTGACAAGCTCCGGGAGCGGATCATACCGCCGTCGGATGCCACGCTAACGGTGGGCGAACTGAAACAGGCGAGCGCAAAACGAAGGGTGGTGCTGGCCGCGCCGCTGTTGCGAGAGCTGGACGATCATTACTTCTGGCCACGCATATGGCACAAGTGGAGCGGCAAGCACTTCACGGATACCGATGATCTGAAAAAGCACATCTCCCGCACACTCCAAAGCCTACCTTCCGCCCCCTGTTTATGGTCTTTGTCGGCTACCAGTTATGGCTTTCTGGGTGGTCCTCAGGACATCAAGCATTACATCAACGACTGGTTCCACCATAGCCGGGATTGGGTCACGCGCTGCAGCATCATCAGCACTGATTTTTTTGATGAATCCGAGATTGTCCAATACTGCTGGATTGCCACGAGCATGAAAGCGGTTTACGGCGAGTCCTTGCATCGCACATAG